A genomic window from Purpureocillium takamizusanense chromosome 2, complete sequence includes:
- a CDS encoding uncharacterized protein (EggNog:ENOG503PBTD~COG:C) encodes MLGQRLRTRRSPKEGHAVNELYVAETVHFDAEWYLAMTIDRNNYAPAIIISKKGGGKDIDVIAKEHPESIHTFNFGLTKGITPALVSEIADKVGLSTSETESLAPILSSMHQIFSQKDGTLLEVNPLARAPDGSLTCLDATFAFDNSAAHRQRELFALRDRTQEVADELEAESHGLLYVRMDGDIGNVVNGAGLAMATNDAIGHHGGANSNFLDAGGKATKETMQQAFGIITRDPRVKAILVNIYGGLTRCDMIAESIIDASKELDIRVPMVVRLQGTNSAEGLEMLAQANLGLHVESDFGRAAQRVVELARAA; translated from the exons ATGctcggccagcgcctgcgcacgaggcgctcgcccaAGGAAGGCCACGCCGTGAACGAGCTCTACGTGGCCGAGACGGTGCACTTTGACGCCGAGTGGTATCTCGCCATGACAATCGACCGCAACAACTATgcgcccgccatcatcatctcgaaaaagggcggcggcaaggacatTGACGTGATCGCCAAGGAGCACCCGGAGAGCATCCACACCTTCAATTTCGGTCTGACCAAAGGCATCACCCCAGCGCTCGTTTCCGAAATCGCAGACAAGGTCGGCCTGTCGACCTCCGAGACGGAGAGCCTCGCGCCCATCCTCTCGTCCATGCACCAGATCTTCTCGCAAAAGGACGGCACGCTGCTCGAGGTCAAccccctcgcgcgcgcgcccgacgGCTCCCTCACCTGCCTCGACGCGACGTTTGCGTTTGACAACTCGGCCGCCCACCGGCAGCGCGAGCTGTTcgcgctgcgcgaccgcaCGCAGGAggtggccgacgagctcgaggcggagaGCCACGGGCTGCTGTACGTCAGGATGGACGGTGACATTGGCAACGTGGTCAATGGCGCGggcctcgccatggcgacaaacgacgccatcgggcaccacggcggcgccaactcCAACTTtctcgatgccggcggcaaggcgacCAAGGAGACGATGCAGCAGGCGTTTGGCATCATCACGCGGGACCCGcgcgtcaaggccatcctGGTCAACATTTACGGAG GCCTGACGAGGTGCGACATGATTGCCGAGTCCATCATCGACGCGAGCAAGGAGCTGGACATTCGCGTGCCCATGGTGGTGAGACTGCAGGGCACGAATTCtgccgagggcctcgagaTG ctggcgcaggccAACCTAGGCCTGCATGTTGAGTCGGActttgggcgggcggctcagcgagtcgtcgagctggccagGGCAGCTTGA
- a CDS encoding uncharacterized protein (COG:H~EggNog:ENOG503NVKP) has translation MASKEKDPATIEYAKALANTPWCDDYEKMISGVLYNCLAPELVDGRFRARRLMHKYNTHFPDDATPQSLGDDREAMLRAMFGRVGKEPFIEPPLNIDYGCNISIGDNFYSNFNLVILDCGMVKIGNRVLFGPFVSIFAATHETGVQSRRDGVEYASFVTIGDDCWIGGNTTIMPGVTIGKGCTIGAGSVVTRSIPDFSVAIGSPAKVVKAVEPVSDL, from the exons ATGGCGAGCAAGGAAAAGGACCCCGCGACGATAGAGTATGCCAAGGCGCTCGCCAACACGCCGTGGTGCGATGACTACGAGAAGATGATCTCCGGCGTGCT GTACAACTGCCTGGCTcccgagctcgtcgacgggcgcttccgcgcgcgccgcctcatGCACAAGTACAACACGCACTTTCCCGACGACGCAACGCCGCAgtccctcggcgacgaccgcgaAGCCATGCTTAGAGCCATGttcggccgcgtcggcaaGGAGCCGTTTATTGAGCCGCCGCTCAACATTGACTACGGCTGCAACATTAGCATTGGCGACAATTTCTACTCCAACTTCAA cctcgtcatcctcgactGCGGCATGGTCAAGATTGGCAACCGCGTTCTCTTCGGGCCCTTTGTCTccatcttcgccgccacgcaCGAGACGGGTGTGCAGtcgcgccgcgacggtgTCGAGTACGCGAGCTTCGTCACCATTGGCGACGACTGCTGGATCGGCGGGAACACGACCATCATGCCTGGCGTGACGATTGGCAAGGGCTGCACCATcggcgcgggcagcgtcgTGACCAGGAGCATCCCCGACTTTTCCGTAGCCATCGGCTCGCCGGCCAAGGTGGTGAAGGCGGTTGAGCCCGTGTCGGACTTGTGA
- a CDS encoding uncharacterized protein (COG:G~TransMembrane:12 (i122-144o150-172i184-200o206-228i240-259o271-293i327-350o362-382i389-409o415-438i450-476o482-501i)~EggNog:ENOG503NWFM): MASCSATSTATIELQSVDDFPGHPAPAAKQLGDSNSETQRHVGRKQRAGGSDRGDFGSSSDGRGLLGELGGSEPSPSPPISVAETWNEPRRNSYRLGAAFWCFLVMGANDSAYGPLIPYLEKYYDLTYIVVSLVFLSPFIGYVASALLNNTLHHKFGQRGVALICASSHLAAYAVIAAHPPYIVLVFAFILAGFGNGVADAAWNAWVGNLANSSELLGFLHALYGVGGVVSPLVATTLITKANLPWYTFYYIMIGLAGIELAVLASAFWDSNGATYRSVYQESEADSNSKLIEALFQKPASRVCWVAAVFLLCYVGAEVALGGWIVTFMLRVRHGEDFASGMSAVGFWLGITLGRAVLGFVTPRIGVKVSTAVRAASIPKGSPKLAQDGELTYVHPVLHRGCHGSGAHLLARPAVLRLGRGRRLPRLLPGAHVPQRGPRRQQVAAAAPARCGDWLRGGVWRLRRGAAALPYRPARAVVGRPRAAAHHPGAAGDDAGRLATVSAHRQETGLRDSGIWPSCWVIGLMLRDSRHEPHGSSAAIK; the protein is encoded by the exons ATGGCTTCTTGCTCGGCaacctcgacggccaccatTGAGCTCCagtccgtcgacgacttTCCCGGCCACCCTGCTCCAGCGGCCAAACAGCTTGGGGACAGCAACAGCGAAACGCAGCGCCATGTGGGACGCAAGCAGCGGGCGGGAGGTAGTGACCGTGGCGATtttggctcgtcgtcggacggCAGGGGTttgctcggcgagctgggcggtTCGGAGCCGtccccatcgccgcccatAAGCGTGGCCGAGACGTGGAACGAACCCCGACGCAACTCAtaccgcctcggcgctgctTTCTGGTGCTTTCTTGTCATGGGCGCCAACGACTCGGCCTATGGA CCCCTGATTCCCTAT CTCGAGAAATACTATGACCTCACAtacatcgtcgtctccctcgtcttcctctctcCCTTCATCGGGTACGTCGCCTCCGCGCTGCTCAACAACACGCTGCACCACAAGttcggccagcgcggcgtcgccctcatcTGCGCGTCGAgccacctcgccgcctacgccgtcatcgccgcgcaCCCACCGTACAttgtcctcgtcttcgccttcatcctcgccggcttcggaaacggcgtcgcggacgcGGCCTGGAACGCCTGGGTCGGGAACCTCGCCAACTCGAGCGAGCTGCTGGGGTTCCTGCACGCGCTGTACGGCGTGGGCGGTGTGGTGAGCCCGCTGGTTGCGACGACGCTGATTACCAAGGCGAACCTGCCTTGGTATACCTTTTACTACATCATG ATTGGCCTCGCTGGCATCGAGCTTGCCGtcctggcctcggccttctgGGACTCCAACGGGGCCACTTATCGCAGCGTGTACCAGGAGAGCGAGGccgacagcaacagcaagCTCATCGAGGCGCTCTTCCAGAAGCCCGCCTCCCGCGTGTgctgggtcgccgccgtgttTCTCCTTTGCTACGTGGGTGCCGAGGTGGCCCTGGGGGGCTGGATCGTCACCTTCATGCTGCGCGTACGCCACGGCGAGGATTTTGCGAGCGGTATGTCCGCCGTGGGGTTCTGGCTCGGTATCACCCTCGGGCGCGCTGTCTTGGGGTTTGTGACGCCCCGGATCGGCGTCAAGGTGTCCACAGCGGTAAGGGCGGCGTCTATCCCAAAGGGCTCACCGAAGTTGGCACAAGATGGGGAGCTGACTTACGTTCATCCAGTGCTACATAGGGGCTGTCATGGCTCTGGAGCTCATCTTCTGGCTCGTCCCGCAGTTCTACgtctcggccgtggccgtcgccttccaAGGCTTCTTCCTGGGGCCCATGTTCCCCAACgcggtcctcgtcgccagcaagttgctgccgcggcaccagcacgTTGTGGTGATTGgcttcgcggcggcgtttggcggctgcggcgcggcgctgctgcccttcCTTAtcggcctgctcgcgcaGTCGTCGGGCGTCCGCGTGCTGCAGCCCATCatcctggcgctgctggcgacgatgctggtCGTCTGGCTACTGTTTCCGCGCATCGACAAGAAACGGGACTGAGGGACAGTGGTATCTGGCCGTCGTGTTGGGTCATTGGGTTGATGCTGAGAGATTCGCGTCATGAACCGCATGGGAGCAGTGCTGCGATCAAATGA
- a CDS encoding uncharacterized protein (COG:G~TransMembrane:8 (i98-120o126-148i160-176o182-204i216-235o247-269i303-326o338-358i)~EggNog:ENOG503NWFM) — MKASAETPPSAEKPAAPSPAASADMASCSATSTATIELQSVDDFPGHPAPAAKQLGDSNSETQRHVGRKQRAGGSDRGDFGSSSDGRGLLGELGGSEPSPSPPISVAETWNEPRRNSYRLGAAFWCFLVMGANDSAYGPLIPYLEKYYDLTYIVVSLVFLSPFIGYVASALLNNTLHHKFGQRGVALICASSHLAAYAVIAAHPPYIVLVFAFILAGFGNGVADAAWNAWVGNLANSSELLGFLHALYGVGGVVSPLVATTLITKANLPWYTFYYIMIGLAGIELAVLASAFWDSNGATYRSVYQESEADSNSKLIEALFQKPASRVCWVAAVFLLCYVGAEVALGGWIVTFMLRVRHGEDFASGMSAVGFWLGITLGRAVLGFVTPRIGVKVSTACYIGAVMALELIFWLVPQFYVSAVAVAFQGFFLGPMFPNAVLVASKLLPRHQHVVVIGFAAAFGGCGAALLPFLIGLLAQSSGVRVLQPIILALLATMLVVWLLFPRIDKKRD, encoded by the exons ATGAAGGCATCGGCCGAAACGCCTCCGTCTGCGGAGAaaccagcagcaccatcaccagcagcatctGCAGACATGGCTTCTTGCTCGGCaacctcgacggccaccatTGAGCTCCagtccgtcgacgacttTCCCGGCCACCCTGCTCCAGCGGCCAAACAGCTTGGGGACAGCAACAGCGAAACGCAGCGCCATGTGGGACGCAAGCAGCGGGCGGGAGGTAGTGACCGTGGCGATtttggctcgtcgtcggacggCAGGGGTttgctcggcgagctgggcggtTCGGAGCCGtccccatcgccgcccatAAGCGTGGCCGAGACGTGGAACGAACCCCGACGCAACTCAtaccgcctcggcgctgctTTCTGGTGCTTTCTTGTCATGGGCGCCAACGACTCGGCCTATGGA CCCCTGATTCCCTAT CTCGAGAAATACTATGACCTCACAtacatcgtcgtctccctcgtcttcctctctcCCTTCATCGGGTACGTCGCCTCCGCGCTGCTCAACAACACGCTGCACCACAAGttcggccagcgcggcgtcgccctcatcTGCGCGTCGAgccacctcgccgcctacgccgtcatcgccgcgcaCCCACCGTACAttgtcctcgtcttcgccttcatcctcgccggcttcggaaacggcgtcgcggacgcGGCCTGGAACGCCTGGGTCGGGAACCTCGCCAACTCGAGCGAGCTGCTGGGGTTCCTGCACGCGCTGTACGGCGTGGGCGGTGTGGTGAGCCCGCTGGTTGCGACGACGCTGATTACCAAGGCGAACCTGCCTTGGTATACCTTTTACTACATCATG ATTGGCCTCGCTGGCATCGAGCTTGCCGtcctggcctcggccttctgGGACTCCAACGGGGCCACTTATCGCAGCGTGTACCAGGAGAGCGAGGccgacagcaacagcaagCTCATCGAGGCGCTCTTCCAGAAGCCCGCCTCCCGCGTGTgctgggtcgccgccgtgttTCTCCTTTGCTACGTGGGTGCCGAGGTGGCCCTGGGGGGCTGGATCGTCACCTTCATGCTGCGCGTACGCCACGGCGAGGATTTTGCGAGCGGTATGTCCGCCGTGGGGTTCTGGCTCGGTATCACCCTCGGGCGCGCTGTCTTGGGGTTTGTGACGCCCCGGATCGGCGTCAAGGTGTCCACAGCG TGCTACATAGGGGCTGTCATGGCTCTGGAGCTCATCTTCTGGCTCGTCCCGCAGTTCTACgtctcggccgtggccgtcgccttccaAGGCTTCTTCCTGGGGCCCATGTTCCCCAACgcggtcctcgtcgccagcaagttgctgccgcggcaccagcacgTTGTGGTGATTGgcttcgcggcggcgtttggcggctgcggcgcggcgctgctgcccttcCTTAtcggcctgctcgcgcaGTCGTCGGGCGTCCGCGTGCTGCAGCCCATCatcctggcgctgctggcgacgatgctggtCGTCTGGCTACTGTTTCCGCGCATCGACAAGAAACGGGACTGA
- a CDS encoding uncharacterized protein (COG:G~EggNog:ENOG503NWFM~TransMembrane:12 (i98-120o126-148i160-176o182-204i216-235o247-269i303-326o338-358i365-385o391-414i426-452o458-477i)) — MASCSATSTATIELQSVDDFPGHPAPAAKQLGDSNSETQRHVGRKQRAGGSDRGDFGSSSDGRGLLGELGGSEPSPSPPISVAETWNEPRRNSYRLGAAFWCFLVMGANDSAYGPLIPYLEKYYDLTYIVVSLVFLSPFIGYVASALLNNTLHHKFGQRGVALICASSHLAAYAVIAAHPPYIVLVFAFILAGFGNGVADAAWNAWVGNLANSSELLGFLHALYGVGGVVSPLVATTLITKANLPWYTFYYIMIGLAGIELAVLASAFWDSNGATYRSVYQESEADSNSKLIEALFQKPASRVCWVAAVFLLCYVGAEVALGGWIVTFMLRVRHGEDFASGMSAVGFWLGITLGRAVLGFVTPRIGVKVSTACYIGAVMALELIFWLVPQFYVSAVAVAFQGFFLGPMFPNAVLVASKLLPRHQHVVVIGFAAAFGGCGAALLPFLIGLLAQSSGVRVLQPIILALLATMLVVWLLFPRIDKKRD; from the exons ATGGCTTCTTGCTCGGCaacctcgacggccaccatTGAGCTCCagtccgtcgacgacttTCCCGGCCACCCTGCTCCAGCGGCCAAACAGCTTGGGGACAGCAACAGCGAAACGCAGCGCCATGTGGGACGCAAGCAGCGGGCGGGAGGTAGTGACCGTGGCGATtttggctcgtcgtcggacggCAGGGGTttgctcggcgagctgggcggtTCGGAGCCGtccccatcgccgcccatAAGCGTGGCCGAGACGTGGAACGAACCCCGACGCAACTCAtaccgcctcggcgctgctTTCTGGTGCTTTCTTGTCATGGGCGCCAACGACTCGGCCTATGGA CCCCTGATTCCCTAT CTCGAGAAATACTATGACCTCACAtacatcgtcgtctccctcgtcttcctctctcCCTTCATCGGGTACGTCGCCTCCGCGCTGCTCAACAACACGCTGCACCACAAGttcggccagcgcggcgtcgccctcatcTGCGCGTCGAgccacctcgccgcctacgccgtcatcgccgcgcaCCCACCGTACAttgtcctcgtcttcgccttcatcctcgccggcttcggaaacggcgtcgcggacgcGGCCTGGAACGCCTGGGTCGGGAACCTCGCCAACTCGAGCGAGCTGCTGGGGTTCCTGCACGCGCTGTACGGCGTGGGCGGTGTGGTGAGCCCGCTGGTTGCGACGACGCTGATTACCAAGGCGAACCTGCCTTGGTATACCTTTTACTACATCATG ATTGGCCTCGCTGGCATCGAGCTTGCCGtcctggcctcggccttctgGGACTCCAACGGGGCCACTTATCGCAGCGTGTACCAGGAGAGCGAGGccgacagcaacagcaagCTCATCGAGGCGCTCTTCCAGAAGCCCGCCTCCCGCGTGTgctgggtcgccgccgtgttTCTCCTTTGCTACGTGGGTGCCGAGGTGGCCCTGGGGGGCTGGATCGTCACCTTCATGCTGCGCGTACGCCACGGCGAGGATTTTGCGAGCGGTATGTCCGCCGTGGGGTTCTGGCTCGGTATCACCCTCGGGCGCGCTGTCTTGGGGTTTGTGACGCCCCGGATCGGCGTCAAGGTGTCCACAGCG TGCTACATAGGGGCTGTCATGGCTCTGGAGCTCATCTTCTGGCTCGTCCCGCAGTTCTACgtctcggccgtggccgtcgccttccaAGGCTTCTTCCTGGGGCCCATGTTCCCCAACgcggtcctcgtcgccagcaagttgctgccgcggcaccagcacgTTGTGGTGATTGgcttcgcggcggcgtttggcggctgcggcgcggcgctgctgcccttcCTTAtcggcctgctcgcgcaGTCGTCGGGCGTCCGCGTGCTGCAGCCCATCatcctggcgctgctggcgacgatgctggtCGTCTGGCTACTGTTTCCGCGCATCGACAAGAAACGGGACTGA